GGAAATCGCAAAGAGACAAGAAAATCTAAGATTTTAGGCAATATATTTGGCCACGAATGCACGAATAAATATTTCTAATATATTTCAAAAAACTATGTGCCTATGGGGTAAAAATTATTAAACCACATAAGCACATAGATCTTATTCATGAAGTTCTGCAAGTATCATTTTATTCGTGCATTCGTGGCATTTAAATAAGCAGCATGCAAATTTTATCGCAGATAAAACCCTGACGCCTTAAATACAACGCTTCAGAACTTTACATCTTATCAATTTTCAACATACTACAAAGCCGAAATCTCCTTCAATTTCTGTTTCATTTTTTCAGGAGACAATAATCCTTCCTGATAATACACCAAATTCTGATTCTTATCCAGGAAAATCCACAGCGGATAAACTGGCTGTTCCTTGTTTTTTGACAATGCCAACGCCAGTTCATGAATCCCGGAATTACCATTGGATAAATATTCAAATTCCTGTCCTTGAAAATTGATCTTTTCTTTTGTTTTTTCAGCCTCAAAATGGATCAGATAAAAATTGTTATTCATCATTTCGACTAACTCTTTATCCTTATTCAAACGAAAAGATTCGATTTTACAGACCGAACACCAATCCGTATATAGATGAATTACAACAGGTTTTGGAGAATCTTTTTGTAAACGTTCCAGTTCAGAAAAAGTCCCTGTCTTCATCTGAGACAAATAAAGACAGGGCACAAACATTAAAAATAAAATAAAAGGTCTCATTTTAGGGTATATTTCACTCCCAGGAACCCTCTGATACGTTGCATTGGAGCATATCCATAAGCGGTATCGAAAGTATAATGATTGGGATTGCTGACCGGATCATCAACATGTTTATCAAAGGGGTCAAAAGGCCTCATCAGAGGGTCTTTAGGAGTAAAGTTGAATAAGTTTTTAATGCCACAATAAACTTCAAATCCGGATTTAAAGCTCTTTGAAACCTGAATATTAGCTAACGAATAAAATGGTGAATATTCAGGACGGAAGTCATTAGGCAAAACCGGAAGTCTCATAGGCCCATAAAACTGTCCTGTGAAATCTACCGTCAGATTACTAGGAAATTTATAGGTCAGGTTATAGGTTCCACTCCATTTTGGAGCATGCAGTTGCTGTGTTTTTTGATTTTCATCATCATATTTCTGATAAACATCAAGATAGGTTACTCCTACATTGACACTTAAAGGAAATGAAAAACTGAAATCCACATTCAATGAAGCACCTCTGGAAATTCCATATCCATGAAGATTATCATAAATGATTTTATTCGGATCAGAATCGAAATCACCAACAATTTTATTACTGAAATAGGTATAGAAAGCCGAAGCATCAAGATTCACCATTCGGGTTCCCACAGGAATTTTCCAGATATAGTTCAAATTTCCGTTCACAGATCTTTCAGGTTGCAGATCTGATTTCACTACCACTTCTCTGGAACCGGTCAGCGCAGCATGATCCTCTGTAAAAAGATTCACGACTCTGAACCCTGTTCCGAAGTTGAATCTCAATGTATGATACGGATTCGGCGAGAATTTCCATGCAAATCTTGGAGAATGTATGGAGTGATGCACTTTATCGTAATCATAACGGTATCCTAATAACAAAGTATTTTTATCATTAATCTCCCATTGGTCCTGAACAAATGCCCCCCAGATCGGGGACTTCATGGGTGCATTGGTTATGCCATCTGATGCCAGAGTTCCCGGAGTATTATCATCATAAAAAGTTCTTTTAAAAGTTATCCCGGCTGTAATATCATGTTTTCCAAAACTTCTATCCCAATACGTTTGTACAAAAGCTACTTTCTGAAGAGCATTGAACGGATTAGATCCGTAAAAAGAATTCTGGTCATGATAATTATAGGAAAACTGAGTCACGATATGCTCCTTCATCGGCCATTCATACAACCCGAAAATTTCCGCTCTGTTGGTATAAATACTTTCTCCATACACTTCATCACTACCACGGAAAGATTTATTCCACTGCATTTCACCTCCAAAACGGTCTTCATAAAGATATCTCATCGCAAAACTCGCCTGTCGGTTATCTTTTCTTTTAAAATTCCATTTGTTAAAAATAGAAATTCTGTCCTGTAAAGTAGAATCTGTAAAATTGTCTTTATTCTGATCTATTCTTTCCTTAAAACTGAAATAATTTAAACTTAATAAGGAAGCTACATTCTTTCCAAGATTAAATTTTGTAGAAAGGTCAAGGTTATTTTCAGCCCATGTACTGGTCATCATATCTACGCTCAGTTTTGGAGCCGTTAAAGCATTTTTAGTAATAATATTAATCACTCCCCCCATTGCTTCAGAGCCATAAATAGAAGATGCCGGACCTTTTACCACTTCTATTCTGTCTACCAAACTGTTGGGAATTCCACTCAATCCATATACGGTAGAAAGTGAACTTACGATGGGCATTCCATCAATCAGGATCATGGTATAAGGCCCTTCCAAACCATTGATATGAATATCTCCGGTGTTACATACAGAACAGTTCAACTGTGGTTTTACTCCATTTACCATACTGATGGCTTCAAAAATACTTGGAGTAGGATTTTTCTGAAAAAATTTCTGACTGTAGATCTCAACCGCCACCGGGCTTTTGGATCTGCTCATTGGTTTTATAGTTCCGGTTACCACTACATCCTCAATAGTACTTGTTTTGATCTCTTTTTTGAAAACCCTTGCAGAATCTGTGTTTTTATGTTGATTTAAATTTAAACTGTCTGTCTCCTGGGCAAAACAATAAGAGGATAAAAAAGTAATAGAAAATAATATTCGCTTCATGAAATTAAAATTGTTAGACAAATCTAACAATTATTTTTTAATTACAAAACTTGCCAGTAAATATTTGATTGAGCCAATTCATGAAAAATGATTAAATTTGAGAAACTACATATGAAAGTAAAATGAGATATCATCTATCGGGAAACATCCCACAAAAAAGGCATACCGTCTTTAAATCTCCGGAAGATAAATTTTACTATGAACAACTTTTCGGAACCGAGGGTTTTCATGGGATCTCTTCTCTATTGTACCATATCCACCGCCCTACACAGATCAAATCAATCGGGGAACCGAAAGATGTAACTCCAAAAATTGCGGTGGAGAAAAACATTACGCCAAGAATGTTCAAAGGAATGAATGTCACTCCTGAAGACGATTTCATGGACAGCCGTAAGATCCTTTTGATGAATAACGATCTGAAAATGGGATTGGCAAAGCCAAGAAAATCGATGGATTATTTCTACAAAAATGCAGAATGCGACGAGCTTTTATTCGTCCATGAAGGAACCGGAATTTTGAAAACATTTGTGGGAGATCTTGAATTTGGTGTTGGTGACTATCTTATTATTCCAAGAGGAACCATTTATCAGGTAGAATTACAGTCTGAAAATACCGTATTCTTCGTATTGGAAAGCCACTCTCCTATTTACACTCCCAAAAGATACAGAAATGAATTCGGGCAGCTTTTAGAACATTCTCCGTTTTGTGAAAGAGACATTATTGCTCCTTCTTTTAAAGAACCTAAAGATGAAAAAGGAGAATTTTTAATTAAAGTAAAAAAGGAAAACCAGATCACAGACTTTATTTATGCTACTCATCCATTTGATGTGGTAGGCTGGGACGGATATTTCTATCCTTATAAGTTTAATATCAAAAATTTTGAACCTATTACAGGAAGAATCCATCAACCGCCACCGGTTCATCAGAATTTTGAAGCGCATAATTTTGTAGTATGCTCTTTCTGTGCAAGAATGTATGATTACCATCCAATGGCTATTCCTGCACCTTATAACCACTCCAATATTGATTCCGATGAGGTATTATTCTATACGGAAGGTGATTTTATGAGCCGTAATCATATCGATTTAATGGACTTCACCCTTCATCCGGGAGGAATCGTTCATGGTCCTCACCCGGGAGCTATGGAAAGAAGTATCGGGAAAAAATTTACGGAGGAATACGCGGTAATGGTTGACCCTTTCCGTCCTTTAAAAATTACGGAAGAAGCTTTAAAAGTGGAAGATCCGTCTTACAAAACTTCATGGTTGGAATAAAACAGTAGAAGATCTTTTCTCTTATTAAGAAAAACTATTACTGAATACATATAAAAGCTGCTTTAAATCCTTTATTTAAAGCAGCTTTTTTCGTAAATTTGTAAGGTATGGTTCACATATGGCCATCATTATTTTTCATATCGCATCCTAAGTAATGGTGGTTTAATAAAAATCAATATTACATGTTAGAAAGAATCAGATTAGAAAGTCTACACGAAAAGGTAACTACGGCTGAAAATGCTGTAAAAATGATTAAAGACGGTATGACCATAGGGTCCAGCGGCTTTACAAAAGCAGGTGACAGCAAAGCCATTTTGCCGGCACTTGCAGAAAGAGGAAAAACAGAAGATCTTAAAGTCACTTTAATGACCGGAGCTTCATTGGGACACGGCACAGACGGAAAACTGGCAGAAGCCAATGTCTTAAAAAAAAGAATGCCCTTCCAGGTAGACCCTACTTTAAGAAATAAAATCAATAAAGGTGAAATTCTTTTCATCGATCAGCATTTAAGTGAAAGTGCCGAACTTCTACACACCAAAAATCTTCAAAGCATTGATGTAGCCATTATAGAAGCAGCTTATATCGAAAGAGACGGAAGTATTGTCCCTACCACTTCAGTAGGAAATTCAGTGACCTTTGCTGCTTTGGCTAAAAAAGTGATTATTGAAATCAATACGGAAGTTCCGGAAGAAGTATACGGAATCCACGATATTTACCAGGCTGAAGATTATCCTTACAGAAATGTAATTCCTATCGTAGCTCCATGGAATAAAATCGGAAGAAAAAGTATTCCTGTAGATCCCAATAAAATTGAAGCAATTGTTTTCACCAATCTTAAAGACAGTCCTGCAGATATTGCAGAACCGGATGAGAAAACGACAGCCATCGCCAAACACCTTCTCGCCTTCTTTGAAAATGAAGTCCAGCTAGGACGTCTTACAGACAGATTACTTCCTCTTCAGGCAGGCATCGGAAAAGTAGCTAATGCTGTACTTACAGGATTTAAGGATAGTAATTTTTATGACTTAACAATGTTTTCCGAAGTACTTCAGGACAGCACCTTTGACCTGATAGATTCTGGTAAATTAAGTTTTGCCTCTGCATCATCTATTACGGTTTCCAAAGAATGTTATGAAAGAGTTTTAGGAAACCTTTCAAAATATAAAGATAAGTTTGTTTTAAGACCTCAGAATATTTCCAATACTCCGGGATTGATCAGAAGATTAGGAGTAATTGCCATCAACACTGCTATTGAATTTGACATCTACGGAAATGTAAACTCTACCCATATTGGCGGCACAAAAATCATGAATGGAATCGGAGGTTCCGGAGACTTTGCAAGAAATGCTTACTTAAGTATTTTTGTAACCCAGGCAGCATCCAAAGGCAACAATATTTCCCACGTGCTTCCAATGGTTTCTCACACAGACCATACAGAACATGATGTTGATATTCTGGTTACTGATGTAGGACTGGCTGATTTAAGGGGATTAGCCCCAAGAGAAAGAGCTCAGAAAATTATTGATAACTGTGTTCATCCTGATTACAGAGAAGAACTGCAATCTTATTTTGACAGAGCCTGTGAACGTGGAGGACATACGCCTCATCTTCTGGAAGAAGCCTTCAGCTGGCATTTACGTTTCTCAGAAACCGGAAGTATGAAGCAGGAAATAGCAGCCGAAGTTTCCAATTAAGAATGTTATATTTCAATTGAACCTTATAAAAGGACCAGATGTTATTCATTTGGTCCTTTATTTTTTATTAAATTTATAAGATCCATTAATATGATAAAAGTCTTTTAATCTCCTTTATAAGATTTGAAATAAATAGGGATATAAAGACTATCTTTGAGAGAGGTTAGGCATTTTATGAAATAGAAATTAGTCAGGAATTTTATAATAAAAAAGATAAAATATGAATAATTACATCAGCGCAGAAGAAGCGATATATACGATAAAAAGCGGTAACCGTGTATTTTTCCACGGCAGCGCATGTACTCCCAATTATCTGATTGATGAACTGGCAAGACAAGCTCACAGGTTAGACAAGGTAGAAATGGTTTCTATTACCCAGCAAGGAAATATAGAAATTGCAAAACCTGAGTATAAAGACAAATTCTTTGTCAATTCCTTATTCGTATCTACGCCGGTTCGTGATGCTGTAAATTCAGACAGAGGAGACTTTGTTCCTGTATTTTTAAGTGAAATTCCTATTTTATTCAGAAAGAATATACTCCCGCTGGATGTGGCTTTGGTAACCGTTTCGCCACCAGACAAACATGGTTTCTGTACATTGGGAACATCTGTAGACATTGCAAGAGCTGCTGTAGATACCGCGAAAATTATTGTTGCATTGGTTAATCCAAGAATGCCCAGAACTCATGGGGACGGAATGATTCACATCAGCAGAATCCATAAACTGGTTTGGCATGAAGAAGAACTTCACACCGTGGATTATAGTTCAAAAGTTGGCCCTGAAGAAATGCTGGTAGGGAAAAATGTAGCAGAACTTATTGAAGACCGTTCTACCCTACAAATGGGTATAGGAACGATTCCTGATGCTGTTTTACAATGTTTGCATAACCATAAAGACCTTGGTATCCACACCGAAATGCTAAGTGATGGAGTCATAGATCTGATTCAGGATGATGTAATCAATAATAAATATAAAGGCTACAACGACAATAAAACCATTACCAGCTTCTGTTTTGGAACCAGAAAATTGTATGATTATGTGGATGACAACACTGTTTTCGCTTTCCGAGATGTGAGTGAGGTCAACTTCCCGATCAATATCATGAAGAATAAAAAACTGGTAGCCATCAACTCTGCCATTGAAATTGACCTTACCGGACAGGTATGCGCAGACTCTATCGGAACATTGCAATATAGTGGTATTGGTGGTCAAATGGATTTCATGCGTGGGGCTGCATTAAGTGAAGATGGAAAGCCTATCATTGCCATCACTGCAAGAACGAAAAAAGGAGTCTCAAGGATTGTTCCTTTTTTGAAACAAGGGGCAGGTGTAGTCACTACAAGAGGCCATATCCATTATGTTGTTACAGAATATGGTACTGCTTATCTATATGGGAAAAACCTTCGCCAGAGAGCGCAGGAGCTGATTAGCATTGCCCATCCTGATGACAGAGAGATGCTTGAAAAAGCGGCTTTCGAAAGGTTTAAACATTGATAATCAATTAATAATATATTTTAACTTCAATTTTTATTTAGAGTTTTAAAAAATATCTTTAACTTATACCAATAAAACATAAAAAAGCCTTAATATTTTGGCAATGTTTTTGATAAAAATCTTTTTAAAACAAGGAAATTGAAGACTATATATAATTCGATACGAGAAGAAGTTGTAAAGCATTCGAAGGTAAGGAATTCTGTTTTGGGGAATGTGAGTGAATGGAAGAGAAGCCATTATATTATTCTTTCCGAAATCATTAAAGATGAGCTATCTGAAGCTGAAGAACTTAAAGGAGGTAAAAAATTTGAAATCGGAAGCACGATCTCACACGTTACGCTGCAGCGTTTTTTTGAAAATGATTACCAGGACAAAACCCACAGTGATTTAAGATTCTTAAAAACACTGGATAAAATATGCATTTTTCTGGGCTATAAAGACCTTAATGACTATATCCTTTCCATAAGACATAAGAAAAAGGATCAGACCGAAACCGACGACTTGTCGTTCATGACCAGCTTGGTATATGACTACTGTGCCATCGCTTTCGAATTCTGCAAACAGTTTCCCAATCATAATACTGAGCTTTTTAAAGATTTGGTATTTGATGATTCTCCATTCCTGGAAAGAGTTTCACAATTCAGTAAAGAGCTCTGCGACAAAGACTTTCAGTTGGTAACCAAAAACAATCGTTCTAACTATGAAGTTTTTGATATTCATGTGGTTACAGATGAACCGAATAAAAAAATTCTGGAATCTCAAGAATTCTGGAATCTGTTATTTAAAGTTGGAGAAAGCGGAGAAGAACATTTTGTAAACCAACTCAGTACACAGATTTATTTTTTCAAGAAAATAGATAATACCTGGAAGATCTGGGACAACTATAATCCGGATGCAGGAATGCTCAACAGAAAGATAGAAACGATATAACATAAGAAAGCCGCAGATGATCTCTGCGGCTTTCATGTTCGAAATATTTTTTTCTCACTTGTTTTTTGTTCTACAAATGTACTCAGCTTATTTCGAACTTAAGAAACTTAAATATACTTAAGTGAACACTTCTTACACTTTATGTTAAATATATTCAATGAATCAGCCGTAATATTTTCGCTATATCCAAGAATTTTGTAATTTGCATACCAATAAAATAAAAGTAAAAGAGAAAATATGTCAACACTTACATTTGCCGAGAAAATTGCTCAAGCAGAGAATTTCTTACCAATTAATGGTACAGATTATATTGAGTTTTATGTAGGAAATGCAAAACAGGCTGCCCATTATTACAAAACCGCTTTCGGTTTTCAGTCTGTAGCATATGCGGGTCCTGAAACAGGAGTAAGAGACCGCGCATCTTATGTGCTTCAACAGGGAAAAATCAGATTGGTACTTACAACAGGGCTTACCTCTGAATCTCCTATCAGCGAACACGTAAAAAAACATGGTGACGGAGTAAAAATTTTGGCACTTTGGGTAGATGATGCATATGCAGCTTTCGAAGAAACAACTAAAAGAGGAGGAAAACCTTATTTAGAGCCTGTAACTTTAACTGATGAGCATGGTGAAGTAAGAATGTCCGGTATTTATACGTACGGAGAAACTGTTCACATGTTTGTGGAAAGAAAAAATTACAATGGAGCTTTCATGCCTGGATATGAAAAATGGGAAAGTGACTACCGACCTGAGGAAGCTGGTTTATTGTATGTAGACCACTGTGTAGGAAACGTAGACTGGAACAGAATGATCCCTACTGTGGAATGGTATGAAAAAGTAATGGGATTTGTGAACATCCTTTCTTTTGATGACAAGCAGATCAACACAGAATATTCTGCATTGATGTCTAAAGTAATGTCAAACGGAAATGGATTTGCAAAATTCCCGATCAACGAACCTGCAGAAGGTAAAAAGAAATCTCAGGTAGAAGAATACCTTGATTTCTACGAGGGAGAAGGAGTACAACACATTGCTGTTGCTACCAAAGACATTATTCATACGGTAACTGAACTTAAAAAACGTGGTGTAGAGTTTCTTTCTGCTCCACCAGAGGCTTATTACGATATGGTTCCTCAAAGAGTAGGTCATATTGATGAAGATCTTAAGAAACTTCAAGACTTAGGTATACTTATTGATCATGATGAAGAAGGATATCTGTTACAGATTTTTACTAAGCCTGTAGAAGACCGTCCTACTCTATTCTTCGAAATCATTGAAAGACATGGTGCACAGAGTTTTGGTGCCGGAAATTTCAAAGCATTGTTCGAAGCATTAGAAAGAGAACAGGAGAGAAGAGGAAATCTTTAATTTTACAACCAGAAATAGTAAGTTTTGTCAGGATGCAAAGTTCTGACAAAACTTTTTTATAAAACACAGCATAATGAGAAAACTTTTAATTGGAATTTTATTCTTTGGGACCTTAGGTGTAAAAGCACAATATGGATCACTGAATGCAATTCTGGACAGACTTGAAGCAAGAAGAGGTATCAATCAAAATCTTGAAAAGGTAGATATCAACAACAAAAAGTTTGTTTTCATTAAAGATGAAGCAGACCACACAGAAAGAGATTTTATTGTAATTAAAGGAAGTAATGCAACCTATGTTGAGGTTTTTGATGATAAATCTACGGGGGAAAGCAGTTCTAATGTCTTTACCGGTGATATTATCCGAAAAAAGAACATCGTTTCTTTACGAGCGGATATGCTTGAGGGCAAAAAGGTCCCGATGCCTGTCACAAAAACACTTTTGCTTACCCAACAGGACAATATTCTCTATCTTATCGATATCAATACCAGAGACCGATGGATTGATGAAGCCTCTTACTCAAAAAAGGCAAAATAAACATCTTGGGGAAAGTTTCTCGGGATGATATTTTAATCTAACTAAAATCTAAACTTATGAAATCATTTGTAGACTATTCCTCAAATTCGGATTTTTCTATATATAATATTCCTTTTGGAGTCGCAGTATTCAATAAAGAATATATCGGATGCTGTACAAGAATCGGAGATCAGGTTATTGATCTTGCTACCCTTTATGATCTTGGCTATTTTGAAGATATCGAAGGATTGGATGACAATGTTTTTGAAGCCTATACCATCAACGAATTTATCGAATTGGGTAAACCTGTTACCAATGCTGTTCGTACAAAGATTCAGGCATTATTACAGGAAGGTTCGGCATTGTCAAAAGACCAGAAAACAATTGAAGAGGCTTTCTATGATCTTGATAAAGTAAAAATGATGATGCCGGTTCATATTCCAAACTATACAGACTTCTACAGCAGCATTGAACATGCTACC
This Chryseobacterium sp. G0162 DNA region includes the following protein-coding sequences:
- a CDS encoding acetyl-CoA hydrolase/transferase family protein, producing MNNYISAEEAIYTIKSGNRVFFHGSACTPNYLIDELARQAHRLDKVEMVSITQQGNIEIAKPEYKDKFFVNSLFVSTPVRDAVNSDRGDFVPVFLSEIPILFRKNILPLDVALVTVSPPDKHGFCTLGTSVDIARAAVDTAKIIVALVNPRMPRTHGDGMIHISRIHKLVWHEEELHTVDYSSKVGPEEMLVGKNVAELIEDRSTLQMGIGTIPDAVLQCLHNHKDLGIHTEMLSDGVIDLIQDDVINNKYKGYNDNKTITSFCFGTRKLYDYVDDNTVFAFRDVSEVNFPINIMKNKKLVAINSAIEIDLTGQVCADSIGTLQYSGIGGQMDFMRGAALSEDGKPIIAITARTKKGVSRIVPFLKQGAGVVTTRGHIHYVVTEYGTAYLYGKNLRQRAQELISIAHPDDREMLEKAAFERFKH
- a CDS encoding homogentisate 1,2-dioxygenase, which codes for MRYHLSGNIPQKRHTVFKSPEDKFYYEQLFGTEGFHGISSLLYHIHRPTQIKSIGEPKDVTPKIAVEKNITPRMFKGMNVTPEDDFMDSRKILLMNNDLKMGLAKPRKSMDYFYKNAECDELLFVHEGTGILKTFVGDLEFGVGDYLIIPRGTIYQVELQSENTVFFVLESHSPIYTPKRYRNEFGQLLEHSPFCERDIIAPSFKEPKDEKGEFLIKVKKENQITDFIYATHPFDVVGWDGYFYPYKFNIKNFEPITGRIHQPPPVHQNFEAHNFVVCSFCARMYDYHPMAIPAPYNHSNIDSDEVLFYTEGDFMSRNHIDLMDFTLHPGGIVHGPHPGAMERSIGKKFTEEYAVMVDPFRPLKITEEALKVEDPSYKTSWLE
- a CDS encoding TonB-dependent receptor plug domain-containing protein codes for the protein MKRILFSITFLSSYCFAQETDSLNLNQHKNTDSARVFKKEIKTSTIEDVVVTGTIKPMSRSKSPVAVEIYSQKFFQKNPTPSIFEAISMVNGVKPQLNCSVCNTGDIHINGLEGPYTMILIDGMPIVSSLSTVYGLSGIPNSLVDRIEVVKGPASSIYGSEAMGGVINIITKNALTAPKLSVDMMTSTWAENNLDLSTKFNLGKNVASLLSLNYFSFKERIDQNKDNFTDSTLQDRISIFNKWNFKRKDNRQASFAMRYLYEDRFGGEMQWNKSFRGSDEVYGESIYTNRAEIFGLYEWPMKEHIVTQFSYNYHDQNSFYGSNPFNALQKVAFVQTYWDRSFGKHDITAGITFKRTFYDDNTPGTLASDGITNAPMKSPIWGAFVQDQWEINDKNTLLLGYRYDYDKVHHSIHSPRFAWKFSPNPYHTLRFNFGTGFRVVNLFTEDHAALTGSREVVVKSDLQPERSVNGNLNYIWKIPVGTRMVNLDASAFYTYFSNKIVGDFDSDPNKIIYDNLHGYGISRGASLNVDFSFSFPLSVNVGVTYLDVYQKYDDENQKTQQLHAPKWSGTYNLTYKFPSNLTVDFTGQFYGPMRLPVLPNDFRPEYSPFYSLANIQVSKSFKSGFEVYCGIKNLFNFTPKDPLMRPFDPFDKHVDDPVSNPNHYTFDTAYGYAPMQRIRGFLGVKYTLK
- a CDS encoding succinate CoA transferase, translating into MLERIRLESLHEKVTTAENAVKMIKDGMTIGSSGFTKAGDSKAILPALAERGKTEDLKVTLMTGASLGHGTDGKLAEANVLKKRMPFQVDPTLRNKINKGEILFIDQHLSESAELLHTKNLQSIDVAIIEAAYIERDGSIVPTTSVGNSVTFAALAKKVIIEINTEVPEEVYGIHDIYQAEDYPYRNVIPIVAPWNKIGRKSIPVDPNKIEAIVFTNLKDSPADIAEPDEKTTAIAKHLLAFFENEVQLGRLTDRLLPLQAGIGKVANAVLTGFKDSNFYDLTMFSEVLQDSTFDLIDSGKLSFASASSITVSKECYERVLGNLSKYKDKFVLRPQNISNTPGLIRRLGVIAINTAIEFDIYGNVNSTHIGGTKIMNGIGGSGDFARNAYLSIFVTQAASKGNNISHVLPMVSHTDHTEHDVDILVTDVGLADLRGLAPRERAQKIIDNCVHPDYREELQSYFDRACERGGHTPHLLEEAFSWHLRFSETGSMKQEIAAEVSN
- a CDS encoding thioredoxin family protein: MKTGTFSELERLQKDSPKPVVIHLYTDWCSVCKIESFRLNKDKELVEMMNNNFYLIHFEAEKTKEKINFQGQEFEYLSNGNSGIHELALALSKNKEQPVYPLWIFLDKNQNLVYYQEGLLSPEKMKQKLKEISAL
- the hppD gene encoding 4-hydroxyphenylpyruvate dioxygenase, with product MSTLTFAEKIAQAENFLPINGTDYIEFYVGNAKQAAHYYKTAFGFQSVAYAGPETGVRDRASYVLQQGKIRLVLTTGLTSESPISEHVKKHGDGVKILALWVDDAYAAFEETTKRGGKPYLEPVTLTDEHGEVRMSGIYTYGETVHMFVERKNYNGAFMPGYEKWESDYRPEEAGLLYVDHCVGNVDWNRMIPTVEWYEKVMGFVNILSFDDKQINTEYSALMSKVMSNGNGFAKFPINEPAEGKKKSQVEEYLDFYEGEGVQHIAVATKDIIHTVTELKKRGVEFLSAPPEAYYDMVPQRVGHIDEDLKKLQDLGILIDHDEEGYLLQIFTKPVEDRPTLFFEIIERHGAQSFGAGNFKALFEALEREQERRGNL